The following coding sequences lie in one Peribacillus frigoritolerans genomic window:
- the secDF gene encoding protein translocase subunit SecDF — MVKRSRIVAFFLIALLIFAAMGTTSKGILKDIKLGLDLQGGFEVLYEVKPLNGEKITPDVLRATVSSLERRVNVLGVSEPNIQIEGKDRIRVQLAGVKDQNNAREILSTQAKLSFRDYNDKEMMTGADLKEGGAKQTFQDNQPVVEVTLKDVDKFKDITQKISTMESPTNVLAIWLDFEEGKDSIKDTSSQDNMISAPAVSEVFNTKKVYITGQFTVEEAKELAALLDAGALPVDLKEKYSTSVGAQFGAGALNDTIFAGIIGIALVFIFMLVYYRFPGFIAVVTLSIYLFLTLLVFDWMNAVLTLPGIAALVLGVGMAVDANIITYERIRDELKLGRSVKAAYKEGTKNSLATITDANLTTLLAAAVLFYYGTSSVKGFATTLIISILMSFITAVYGTRLFMSLWVNSGFLDKRTTWFGVKKKHIHDLSEKMDLMSLPTRFDKIDFVKHRKVFYGISIGVTIIGIIFLLVFRLNLGIDFTSGTRIEIASNDVLTKQQVVTEMEKVGIDEKDIKDVRLAGQDNKNAVVRTVGVLDKQEIAELKDHFKKDYGAEPNVSTVSPTVGKELAKNAMKSLAIASIGIILYVSIRFEWRMAVPAVVALIHDAFFIITIFSLLRLEVDITFIAAVLTIVGYSINDTIVTFDRIRENLRFSRKIKTAEELENIVNISIRQTLTRSINTVLTVLITVIGLMIFGSEAIRNFSIALFIGLICGVYSSLLIASQFWLDLKIRELKKKGPLNTAKEKKQSLEGQV, encoded by the coding sequence ATGGTAAAAAGAAGCAGGATCGTTGCGTTTTTTCTAATCGCACTTTTGATTTTCGCAGCGATGGGGACGACTTCAAAAGGAATCCTAAAGGATATCAAGCTGGGTCTTGATCTTCAAGGCGGTTTTGAAGTGTTATATGAAGTAAAACCGCTGAATGGGGAAAAGATCACCCCCGATGTTTTACGGGCTACAGTAAGCTCACTTGAGCGGCGTGTCAATGTTTTGGGTGTTAGCGAGCCTAACATTCAAATCGAAGGGAAAGACCGGATTCGCGTTCAATTGGCTGGGGTCAAAGACCAAAACAACGCTCGGGAAATCCTCTCGACACAAGCTAAATTATCCTTCCGTGACTACAACGATAAGGAAATGATGACCGGTGCCGATCTGAAAGAAGGCGGCGCGAAACAAACGTTCCAAGATAATCAACCGGTTGTTGAAGTCACATTGAAAGATGTGGATAAATTTAAGGATATCACTCAAAAAATATCCACGATGGAAAGTCCTACTAATGTACTTGCAATCTGGCTGGATTTTGAGGAAGGAAAAGATTCCATCAAAGATACCTCTTCACAGGACAATATGATTTCAGCTCCAGCTGTCAGTGAAGTTTTTAATACGAAGAAGGTGTATATTACCGGTCAATTCACGGTGGAAGAAGCGAAAGAGCTTGCAGCCCTTCTGGATGCAGGTGCCCTGCCTGTTGATTTGAAAGAAAAGTACTCCACTTCAGTAGGTGCCCAATTCGGTGCAGGTGCCCTGAATGATACTATTTTTGCAGGAATCATCGGAATTGCACTTGTTTTTATCTTCATGCTTGTGTATTACCGCTTCCCGGGATTCATTGCAGTCGTCACTTTAAGCATATACCTTTTCTTGACGCTATTAGTGTTTGATTGGATGAATGCGGTGCTCACTCTGCCTGGTATTGCGGCATTGGTTCTCGGTGTCGGGATGGCTGTCGACGCCAATATCATAACCTATGAGCGAATCAGGGATGAATTGAAACTTGGCAGATCCGTTAAGGCAGCTTATAAAGAAGGTACCAAGAATTCACTTGCTACAATCACGGATGCCAACTTAACGACCTTGTTGGCTGCGGCCGTACTGTTCTATTATGGAACAAGCTCGGTTAAAGGGTTTGCCACCACTTTGATCATTTCGATCTTAATGAGTTTCATTACAGCCGTTTATGGTACACGCCTCTTCATGAGCCTGTGGGTGAATAGCGGGTTCCTCGACAAACGTACTACATGGTTTGGCGTGAAGAAGAAGCACATTCACGATTTATCCGAGAAAATGGATTTAATGTCATTGCCAACACGCTTTGATAAAATCGATTTCGTCAAACATCGGAAAGTTTTTTATGGCATTTCAATCGGTGTCACCATTATCGGGATCATCTTCCTGCTCGTCTTCAGATTGAATCTTGGGATTGATTTCACGAGCGGTACCCGCATCGAGATTGCGTCCAACGATGTTTTAACGAAGCAGCAAGTCGTAACCGAAATGGAAAAGGTTGGTATTGACGAGAAGGATATCAAGGATGTCAGGCTCGCTGGACAAGACAATAAAAATGCTGTCGTTCGGACAGTCGGTGTCCTCGATAAACAAGAGATTGCTGAATTGAAGGACCATTTCAAAAAGGATTACGGAGCAGAACCGAATGTCAGCACCGTATCACCGACTGTAGGGAAAGAGCTTGCGAAAAATGCCATGAAATCGTTAGCGATTGCATCAATCGGTATCATTTTGTATGTATCGATACGATTTGAATGGCGAATGGCCGTACCTGCTGTGGTTGCGCTTATACATGATGCATTCTTCATCATCACGATTTTTAGCTTACTCCGGCTCGAAGTGGATATCACCTTCATTGCTGCGGTTCTGACGATTGTTGGTTATTCGATCAATGATACGATTGTAACCTTTGACCGTATTCGTGAAAACCTGCGCTTCAGCCGTAAAATCAAAACCGCCGAAGAGCTTGAGAACATTGTGAACATCAGTATCAGGCAAACTTTGACGAGATCCATTAACACGGTTCTGACCGTTCTAATTACAGTTATCGGGTTGATGATCTTCGGTAGTGAAGCTATCCGTAACTTCTCCATTGCGCTGTTTATCGGTTTAATATGCGGCGTGTATTCATCGCTATTGATCGCTTCCCAATTCTGGCTTGATTTGAAAATCAGGGAATTGAAGAAGAAAGGTCCGCTGAATACCGCAAAAGAAAAGAAACAAAGTCTTGAAGGACAAGTTTAA
- a CDS encoding post-transcriptional regulator, which translates to MAKKNHPYQRYYLKVRPFLKSKREEFQMVGLNAVTEEDIWGTLTKNKWKRPQENIHIHELVADIVTFSSNQFMTFQMVEAYKSPNLFEPLSEEELKELLKE; encoded by the coding sequence ATGGCAAAAAAGAATCATCCCTATCAAAGGTATTATCTAAAGGTGCGTCCATTCTTGAAGAGCAAGCGTGAGGAATTCCAAATGGTCGGATTGAATGCCGTAACGGAGGAAGACATATGGGGAACCTTAACCAAAAATAAATGGAAGCGTCCGCAGGAAAACATTCACATACATGAACTTGTCGCAGATATCGTGACATTTTCGAGCAACCAGTTCATGACTTTCCAAATGGTCGAAGCTTATAAATCACCAAACCTATTTGAGCCGCTTTCTGAAGAGGAACTGAAGGAACTTTTGAAAGAATGA
- the spoVB gene encoding stage V sporulation protein B, giving the protein MSKFLKGTLILLIASLITRVLGFINRIVIARFIGEEGVGLYMMALPTLFLVVNITQLGLPIAISKYVAEANARGDERKIKKILVVSLACTFTLSMIFTPAMLLFAPALSEYLFTDKRTLWPLMAIAPIVPIIAISSVLRGYFQGKQNMKPFAFSQVIEQVARITFIAVLTKAFLPYGIEYAAAGAMFASIIGELVSLIYLLTSFKLKKHFKFRKGFFKNVKSGKGTFTELMGIALPSTGSRMIGSVSWFFEPIVVAQSLALAGVTAAAATSQYGELTGYALPLLMLPSFVTSSLATALVPAVSEARTTGNFLLVEHRLQQALKITFITGCLAIVILFIFAEPILQVMYGSSHAAVFIKFLAPFFILYYFQYPLQSMLQALDLAKAAMFNSLAGNILKIGVIWLLASKESFGIMGAAIGIAVGTMLVTFLHFSTVLKVVPFTLHFRSYMSALVLALISGWGGYYLYQFPLSSQPLGIRLLLSVTVVILLFTFFLFMTGSIKKADLIRIPVVGGFLSKFAWK; this is encoded by the coding sequence ATGTCCAAATTTTTAAAAGGGACGCTGATATTATTAATCGCAAGCCTGATTACAAGGGTTCTTGGTTTCATTAACCGCATTGTCATCGCCCGCTTCATCGGCGAAGAAGGCGTTGGTTTATATATGATGGCTTTACCGACCCTCTTTCTCGTCGTGAACATAACCCAGTTAGGCCTGCCAATCGCCATTTCGAAATACGTGGCTGAGGCAAATGCCAGAGGTGATGAACGGAAAATCAAGAAAATCCTTGTCGTTTCTTTGGCCTGCACCTTTACTCTATCGATGATTTTCACTCCTGCGATGCTGCTTTTCGCGCCGGCTCTCTCAGAATACCTATTCACTGACAAACGGACGTTATGGCCGCTCATGGCGATTGCCCCTATCGTACCTATCATCGCCATATCTTCCGTACTGCGCGGTTATTTCCAAGGCAAGCAAAATATGAAGCCCTTCGCTTTCTCACAAGTTATCGAACAGGTGGCCCGAATCACTTTCATAGCCGTCCTGACGAAGGCCTTTTTGCCATATGGAATCGAATATGCTGCAGCCGGGGCGATGTTCGCATCGATTATCGGTGAGCTTGTATCTCTCATCTACTTATTGACCAGCTTTAAATTAAAGAAACATTTTAAGTTCAGAAAGGGTTTCTTCAAGAATGTCAAATCCGGAAAAGGAACATTCACCGAATTGATGGGGATTGCCCTTCCTTCCACCGGGAGCAGGATGATTGGATCGGTTTCGTGGTTTTTCGAACCGATAGTGGTCGCCCAGAGTTTGGCACTTGCCGGAGTCACCGCGGCCGCAGCGACCAGTCAATATGGGGAGCTTACAGGGTACGCCCTGCCTTTACTCATGCTTCCTTCCTTCGTTACGTCATCATTAGCGACGGCACTTGTCCCGGCAGTGAGTGAAGCCCGTACGACCGGAAACTTTTTACTCGTTGAACACAGGCTTCAGCAGGCACTGAAGATCACCTTTATCACAGGCTGTTTAGCTATCGTCATTTTATTCATCTTTGCCGAACCGATTTTACAAGTCATGTACGGCTCTTCGCATGCTGCCGTTTTCATTAAATTCCTGGCACCCTTTTTCATCCTATATTACTTTCAATATCCGCTGCAATCCATGCTGCAAGCACTGGATCTTGCAAAGGCCGCAATGTTCAACAGCCTGGCTGGTAACATCCTTAAAATCGGTGTGATCTGGCTGCTGGCGTCAAAGGAAAGTTTCGGAATCATGGGAGCCGCAATCGGGATAGCCGTCGGTACGATGCTCGTTACCTTCCTGCATTTTTCAACTGTGCTGAAGGTCGTCCCTTTCACGCTTCATTTCCGCAGCTATATGTCAGCTTTGGTCCTTGCTTTAATTTCCGGATGGGGCGGTTATTATCTTTATCAATTCCCGCTCTCCTCACAGCCACTTGGCATACGGCTTTTGCTTTCCGTGACGGTCGTTATCCTGCTGTTCACATTTTTCCTGTTCATGACCGGCAGCATAAAAAAGGCCGATCTGATCAGGATTCCCGTAGTGGGCGGCTTTTTATCAAAATTCGCTTGGAAATAA
- a CDS encoding DUF421 domain-containing protein: MDIYLGIIFRTAVIYLVIWFLFRMMGKREVGELSVLDLVVSIMIGDIAVLSFEDLEKPFIRQTIPMFVLAILQITLAFASLKSVKLRNFMDGKPQIIINQGKIDEKAMRRQRYNFDDLLTQLREQGIIDINEVQFAILETSGRLSVIKKSDEEGSESQVPFPLIVDGEIQEENLDKIGKNHFWLLNQLKKHGETKVKEISICGYIDGQFYIDKNETKK, translated from the coding sequence GTGGATATCTATCTAGGGATCATTTTTCGAACGGCGGTAATCTATCTGGTCATCTGGTTCCTTTTTCGAATGATGGGGAAGCGGGAAGTTGGGGAACTGAGCGTTCTCGATTTAGTGGTATCCATCATGATAGGGGACATTGCTGTGCTATCCTTTGAAGATTTGGAAAAACCGTTTATCCGACAGACTATCCCAATGTTTGTCCTCGCGATCCTCCAAATTACATTGGCATTTGCCTCATTGAAAAGTGTCAAATTACGCAATTTCATGGACGGCAAGCCGCAGATCATCATTAATCAGGGGAAAATAGATGAAAAAGCGATGCGCAGACAAAGATATAATTTTGATGACTTATTGACCCAACTTCGTGAACAAGGAATTATTGATATAAACGAAGTTCAATTTGCCATCCTTGAAACTTCAGGAAGGCTCTCGGTGATTAAAAAAAGCGACGAAGAAGGGTCAGAAAGTCAGGTACCATTCCCGCTAATTGTTGACGGAGAGATACAGGAAGAAAATCTTGATAAAATTGGGAAAAACCATTTTTGGCTTCTGAATCAGTTAAAAAAACATGGAGAAACGAAGGTTAAAGAGATTTCGATTTGCGGATACATAGATGGCCAATTTTACATCGATAAAAATGAAACGAAGAAATGA
- a CDS encoding TIGR04086 family membrane protein, whose product MSVAVIYGVGSIFAIAMIASLIVSILLRFTSLTESSLTYVVMIVSFLSLFIGGFISGGKGKKQGLFLGGSTGLLYLLVVFLFQYLGHDALFTIKQWIYYGCFVITAMMGGVLGVNMSSDSRSD is encoded by the coding sequence ATGAGTGTCGCCGTAATTTATGGCGTAGGCTCCATCTTTGCCATAGCGATGATTGCTAGTTTAATCGTTTCCATCCTTCTTCGTTTTACTTCACTGACGGAATCATCCCTGACATACGTGGTCATGATCGTGTCCTTTTTATCGCTGTTCATTGGTGGATTCATTTCAGGAGGCAAAGGGAAAAAGCAAGGACTATTCTTGGGCGGAAGCACTGGGCTGCTTTATCTGTTGGTCGTGTTCCTTTTTCAATATTTAGGTCACGATGCACTTTTCACCATCAAGCAATGGATATACTATGGCTGTTTTGTGATTACGGCCATGATGGGTGGCGTTCTTGGGGTCAACATGAGTTCAGACTCACGCTCCGATTAA
- the yajC gene encoding preprotein translocase subunit YajC, which translates to MGSLAQILPLILMFVLFYFLLIRPQQKRQKATQNMQSSLKKGDKVATIGGMHGTIDAIDELQIVIKSPDGTKLTFDRAAIREITESAPNKETSL; encoded by the coding sequence ATGGGTTCTTTAGCACAAATACTTCCGTTGATTTTAATGTTCGTATTGTTCTATTTCTTATTGATCCGCCCGCAGCAAAAACGCCAAAAGGCTACGCAAAACATGCAAAGCAGTTTGAAAAAAGGTGATAAGGTTGCTACTATCGGCGGCATGCACGGAACAATCGATGCAATCGATGAACTGCAAATCGTCATTAAATCACCAGACGGTACAAAACTGACTTTTGACCGTGCAGCAATCCGTGAAATTACGGAAAGCGCACCGAATAAAGAAACATCCCTATAA
- the tgt gene encoding tRNA guanosine(34) transglycosylase Tgt codes for MTAIRYELIKTCKQTGARLGRVHTPHGSFETPAFMPVGTMATVKTMSPEDLKQMGAGIILSNTYHLWLRPGHEIIKEAGGLHKFMNWDRAILTDSGGFQVFSLSEFRKIEEEGVHFRNHLNGDKLFLSPEKAMEIQNALGSDIMMAFDECPPFPATEEYMKKSVERTSRWAERCLNAHERPNDQGLFGIVQGGEFENLRKQSAKDLVSLDFPGYAIGGLSVGEPKDIMNRVLEFTTPLLPSDKPRYLMGVGSPDSLIDGALRGVDMFDCVLPTRIARNGTLMTSNGRLVVKNAKYARDFGPIDENCDCHVCKNYSRAYIRHLIKCEETFGIRLTTYHNLHFLLNLMEQVRQAIREDRLGDFREEFFEQYGFNEPNARNF; via the coding sequence TTGACTGCAATACGATATGAGTTAATCAAAACATGTAAACAGACAGGGGCACGGCTAGGCCGGGTCCATACACCGCATGGTTCTTTTGAAACGCCGGCATTTATGCCGGTTGGAACGATGGCTACTGTCAAAACGATGTCCCCGGAAGATTTGAAACAAATGGGGGCAGGCATCATCCTGAGCAATACGTACCACCTATGGCTGCGTCCGGGGCATGAAATCATCAAGGAAGCTGGCGGATTGCATAAGTTCATGAACTGGGATCGGGCGATTTTGACCGACTCAGGCGGCTTTCAAGTCTTCAGTTTAAGCGAGTTCCGCAAAATTGAAGAAGAGGGTGTGCATTTCAGGAACCATCTGAATGGGGATAAATTATTTTTATCTCCGGAAAAAGCTATGGAAATACAAAATGCGCTTGGCTCCGATATTATGATGGCATTTGATGAATGTCCGCCATTTCCGGCGACTGAAGAGTATATGAAGAAGTCGGTTGAACGGACATCGCGCTGGGCTGAACGCTGTTTGAATGCACATGAGCGTCCAAATGACCAAGGGCTGTTCGGAATCGTTCAAGGCGGGGAGTTTGAAAATCTTCGCAAACAAAGTGCAAAAGACCTTGTCTCCCTTGACTTCCCGGGTTATGCTATTGGAGGGTTATCCGTAGGGGAACCGAAGGATATCATGAACCGCGTCCTTGAGTTTACAACTCCGCTGCTGCCATCTGACAAACCGCGTTACCTTATGGGGGTCGGTTCACCGGACTCATTGATCGATGGTGCACTCCGCGGTGTTGATATGTTTGACTGTGTACTGCCGACGCGAATCGCGCGTAATGGCACGCTCATGACGAGCAATGGGCGGCTGGTTGTGAAAAATGCGAAGTATGCACGCGATTTCGGTCCAATCGATGAAAATTGCGATTGCCATGTTTGCAAGAATTATAGCCGGGCATATATCCGCCATTTGATTAAATGTGAAGAAACCTTTGGTATTCGCCTTACGACTTACCATAATCTTCATTTTCTGTTAAACTTGATGGAACAGGTCAGACAAGCTATTCGAGAAGATCGTCTTGGAGACTTTAGGGAAGAGTTTTTTGAGCAGTATGGTTTCAATGAACCAAATGCGAGAAACTTCTAA
- the queA gene encoding tRNA preQ1(34) S-adenosylmethionine ribosyltransferase-isomerase QueA, protein MKLDMFDFHLPEELIAQVPLEDREASRLMVLDKETGKLEHDVFSHITEYIKPGDCLVLNDTKVLPARLYGSKEGTGAKIEVLLLKQEHDDVWETLVKPAKRIKEGSTIVFGDGKLSAVCTGVLEHGGRILEFKYEGIFYEILEKLGEMPLPPYIKEQLDDQDRYQTVYARERGSAAAPTAGLHFTEDLLGKLKGMGVHIAFITLHVGLGTFRPVSVDDIDSHEMHSEFYQMTEGTARLLNDVKEKGGKIITVGTTSTRTLETIASRNDGVFKEENGWTSIFIYPGYEFKGIDAMITNFHLPKSTLIMLISALAGREHVLHAYETAVEEKYRFFSFGDAMLIK, encoded by the coding sequence ATGAAATTGGATATGTTTGATTTTCATTTACCGGAGGAACTGATTGCCCAAGTTCCTTTGGAGGATAGAGAAGCAAGTAGATTGATGGTGCTAGACAAAGAAACCGGCAAGCTTGAGCATGATGTATTCAGCCATATTACGGAATATATCAAACCGGGAGATTGCCTTGTGTTGAATGATACGAAGGTGCTTCCAGCCCGGCTATACGGCAGTAAAGAAGGAACGGGTGCAAAAATCGAAGTCTTGCTGCTTAAGCAAGAGCATGATGATGTATGGGAAACGCTTGTGAAGCCGGCCAAACGGATTAAAGAAGGCTCGACGATCGTTTTCGGCGATGGTAAGCTGAGTGCCGTTTGTACAGGTGTACTTGAGCATGGCGGCCGAATCCTTGAATTTAAATATGAAGGCATATTTTATGAAATACTGGAGAAGCTTGGCGAAATGCCGTTACCTCCATACATCAAGGAACAACTCGACGACCAGGACCGCTATCAAACGGTTTATGCGCGGGAACGGGGATCTGCAGCCGCACCTACCGCTGGCCTGCATTTTACGGAGGATTTGCTCGGGAAACTTAAAGGGATGGGTGTCCACATCGCCTTCATCACGCTGCATGTTGGGCTTGGTACATTCCGTCCGGTAAGTGTCGACGATATAGATAGCCACGAAATGCATTCGGAATTTTATCAAATGACGGAAGGCACTGCCAGATTACTGAATGATGTGAAAGAAAAAGGCGGGAAAATCATTACGGTCGGCACTACGTCCACAAGGACATTGGAAACGATTGCGTCCCGCAATGATGGGGTTTTCAAGGAAGAGAATGGCTGGACGAGCATCTTCATTTATCCTGGATATGAGTTCAAAGGGATCGATGCGATGATAACGAACTTCCATTTGCCCAAATCGACTTTAATCATGCTTATTTCTGCACTTGCAGGCAGGGAGCATGTCCTTCATGCCTATGAAACGGCTGTGGAAGAAAAATACAGGTTCTTTAGTTTTGGAGATGCAATGTTAATTAAGTAA
- a CDS encoding DUF2905 domain-containing protein, with product MMNIPKMVMILGVIIFVIGFAMKYIHLGRLPGDIFLKKGNTTFYFPIVTSIIVSVVLSAIFYLIGRFK from the coding sequence ATGATGAATATACCAAAGATGGTCATGATTTTGGGTGTGATTATATTCGTGATTGGTTTTGCGATGAAATATATCCATCTCGGCAGGCTGCCGGGAGATATTTTTCTAAAAAAGGGGAATACGACGTTTTACTTTCCCATCGTTACATCAATCATCGTCAGTGTTGTATTGTCCGCGATTTTTTATTTGATCGGCCGTTTTAAATAA
- the ruvB gene encoding Holliday junction branch migration DNA helicase RuvB, whose amino-acid sequence MEERIFNQEADLNELSFEQSLRPQNLKQYIGQDKVKANLGVYIEAARMREETLDHVLLYGPPGLGKTTLAVIIANEMGVNIRTTSGPAIERPGDLAAILSALEPGDVLFIDEIHRLPRVVEEVLYPAMEDFCLDIVVGKGPEARSIRIDLPPFTLVGATTRAGSLSAPLRDRFGVLSRLEYYTENHLTDIIIRTARIIDTEMDDQAAAELARRSRGTPRIANRLLRRVRDFAQVRGDGTITAELADYALELMQVDRLGLDHIDHKLLKGIIEKFRGGPVGLETIAATIGEEAHTIEDVYEPYLLQVGFLQRTPRGRMATQLVYEHFGMEMPE is encoded by the coding sequence ATGGAGGAGAGAATATTCAATCAGGAAGCCGATTTGAACGAACTGTCCTTTGAACAAAGCTTGCGGCCGCAAAACTTAAAGCAATATATCGGACAGGATAAAGTGAAAGCGAATTTAGGTGTATACATCGAAGCGGCAAGGATGCGTGAAGAAACGCTCGATCATGTACTTTTATATGGACCGCCTGGCCTTGGAAAGACGACGCTTGCCGTCATCATCGCCAATGAAATGGGTGTGAATATCCGCACGACTTCCGGTCCCGCCATTGAGCGGCCGGGAGATCTGGCGGCCATTTTGAGTGCACTTGAACCGGGTGATGTATTGTTCATTGATGAGATTCACCGTCTTCCCCGTGTCGTTGAAGAAGTTCTATACCCGGCTATGGAGGACTTCTGTCTGGATATTGTAGTCGGCAAGGGACCGGAAGCCCGTTCGATCAGGATCGACTTGCCGCCGTTTACCCTCGTAGGGGCCACAACACGTGCAGGCTCACTGTCTGCACCGCTCAGGGACCGTTTTGGCGTTTTGAGCCGTCTTGAATATTATACGGAAAACCATTTGACTGATATCATCATCCGTACGGCAAGAATCATTGATACGGAAATGGATGATCAAGCAGCGGCAGAGCTTGCAAGAAGATCAAGGGGCACACCGAGGATTGCCAATCGGCTTTTACGAAGGGTCAGGGATTTCGCCCAGGTACGCGGTGATGGTACGATAACGGCCGAACTTGCCGATTATGCGCTTGAATTAATGCAGGTCGACCGTTTAGGACTCGATCATATTGACCATAAATTACTTAAAGGGATCATTGAAAAATTCCGTGGCGGGCCCGTGGGTCTGGAAACGATTGCGGCAACGATTGGCGAAGAGGCACATACGATCGAAGATGTGTATGAACCATATCTGTTACAAGTCGGTTTTCTTCAGCGTACCCCAAGAGGCCGGATGGCAACACAGCTTGTTTATGAGCATTTCGGAATGGAGATGCCTGAATGA
- the ruvA gene encoding Holliday junction branch migration protein RuvA: MYDYIKGKVDYIGPEYIVVENGGIGYQVMTPNPFIFSAQYQKEIQVFLYHYVREDMAALYGFQTRQEKALFTKLLNVTGIGPKGALAILASGQVDQVVQAIENEDESFLVKFPGVGKKTARQMILDLKGKLENIIPDAFPSLFNEGVTAALSPNGYTEELDEAVLALKALGYSEKEVQKVAKKLQSEDMTTEQYIKKALQMMLR, translated from the coding sequence TTGTATGATTATATAAAAGGCAAGGTCGATTATATTGGACCTGAATACATAGTTGTGGAAAATGGGGGGATCGGATATCAAGTGATGACGCCGAATCCTTTTATTTTTTCCGCTCAATACCAGAAAGAAATTCAAGTTTTCTTGTATCATTATGTTCGTGAGGATATGGCCGCATTATACGGATTCCAGACTCGTCAAGAAAAGGCGTTATTCACAAAATTATTGAATGTAACCGGAATCGGGCCGAAGGGTGCTCTAGCCATATTGGCATCTGGCCAGGTTGATCAGGTGGTGCAGGCGATCGAAAATGAAGATGAATCGTTTTTGGTGAAATTCCCGGGAGTCGGAAAGAAAACGGCACGGCAAATGATCCTCGATTTAAAAGGGAAACTTGAAAATATTATTCCGGATGCGTTTCCAAGCTTGTTTAACGAAGGCGTCACGGCTGCACTCAGTCCAAATGGTTATACAGAGGAGTTGGATGAAGCCGTTCTTGCATTGAAGGCTCTTGGTTATTCTGAAAAGGAAGTCCAAAAGGTTGCCAAGAAATTGCAGTCTGAAGATATGACGACCGAGCAATATATTAAGAAAGCATTGCAAATGATGTTAAGATAA